A region from the Flavobacteriales bacterium genome encodes:
- a CDS encoding serine hydrolase codes for MKKILLLLCLTLSTILHGQDLKALDKYIEQVRKDWNVPGLSVAIVKDGKVVLAKGYGVREAGKPEPADEHTLYAIASNSKAFTSACIAKLVDEGKLKWDDKVTDHLPWFKLHDPWITAHITIRDLLCHRVGFRTFSGDLLWNSTTYSRKEIVQRARYLKPTYDFRAGYGYSNIMFITAGEVIEAVTGKSWEAYVRENFFGPLNMNESVMSTNDLKDRKDVAAPHVNEKGVQKPIAWENWDNMGPAGGIIASVNDLSSWLKMQLNHGTLNDHKFFSEETQQTMWEAHNALPVSGRSKAMYPSIHFRAAALGWFTFDYKGAKVVNHGGGYIGMLSQVVMVPEKNLGFVILTNAMEGALQPIIYKILDSYLGGEQTDWNAKALERKKEYEERLADQEEAEPIETLHSLPLQAYTGTYTGDLYGDATVTLKDGKLHLQMEPTPAFHAPLTHKHYDTFNVYFADFPYLPEGTVTFILNADGLVEEMKIFVPNNDFWFEELEFKKKPAEKSK; via the coding sequence ATGAAAAAGATTCTGCTTCTCCTTTGCCTGACATTATCCACAATTTTACACGGTCAGGACCTCAAAGCCCTTGATAAATATATCGAACAGGTCCGCAAGGACTGGAACGTCCCGGGACTTTCCGTGGCCATCGTCAAAGATGGTAAAGTGGTGCTCGCCAAAGGATATGGCGTAAGAGAAGCAGGCAAACCCGAACCGGCAGACGAGCATACCTTATATGCCATTGCTTCGAATTCCAAGGCATTCACATCTGCTTGTATCGCGAAACTTGTTGATGAAGGCAAACTAAAATGGGACGATAAAGTAACAGACCACCTGCCCTGGTTCAAATTACACGATCCCTGGATCACAGCACACATCACCATACGTGACCTGCTCTGTCACAGGGTAGGCTTCAGAACATTTTCCGGAGACTTGCTCTGGAACTCAACCACCTATTCCAGAAAAGAGATCGTACAACGCGCCAGGTACCTGAAACCCACCTATGATTTCCGTGCCGGTTATGGCTACTCCAACATTATGTTCATCACCGCCGGAGAAGTGATCGAAGCGGTTACCGGTAAAAGCTGGGAAGCCTATGTCAGAGAAAATTTCTTCGGGCCGCTGAACATGAACGAGAGCGTCATGTCCACCAATGACCTGAAAGACAGGAAAGATGTAGCTGCCCCGCATGTAAACGAGAAAGGCGTACAAAAACCCATTGCATGGGAGAACTGGGACAATATGGGACCTGCGGGAGGGATCATCGCCAGCGTCAATGATCTTTCATCCTGGCTGAAAATGCAACTGAACCACGGCACCCTTAACGACCATAAGTTTTTCAGCGAAGAAACGCAGCAAACCATGTGGGAAGCACATAATGCTTTGCCTGTTTCAGGACGAAGCAAGGCGATGTATCCCAGCATTCATTTCCGCGCTGCTGCCCTGGGTTGGTTCACATTCGACTACAAAGGCGCCAAGGTGGTAAACCATGGCGGAGGATACATCGGCATGCTCTCACAAGTGGTCATGGTACCGGAAAAAAATCTTGGTTTTGTGATCCTTACCAATGCCATGGAAGGAGCACTCCAACCCATCATCTACAAAATTCTTGATAGCTATCTGGGCGGCGAGCAAACCGACTGGAATGCAAAAGCCCTGGAGCGTAAGAAGGAATACGAGGAAAGACTGGCTGACCAGGAAGAAGCCGAGCCCATCGAAACGCTACACAGTCTTCCCTTGCAGGCATATACCGGTACATACACAGGCGACCTTTACGGTGACGCCACCGTTACGTTAAAGGACGGGAAATTACACCTTCAAATGGAACCAACACCGGCCTTCCATGCACCGCTTACCCACAAACACTACGACACTTTCAATGTGTATTTTGCTGACTTCCCCTATTTACCCGAAGGTACGGTAACCTTCATCCTGAATGCCGATGGGCTGGTTGAAGAAATGAAGATATTCGTTCCCAACAACGACTTCTGGTTTGAAGAACTTGAGTTCAAAAAGAAACCGGCGGAAAAGTCCAAATAG
- a CDS encoding DUF1572 family protein has protein sequence MAGDPLNKALSEFRDQCIFRINENPGRLENCLARISEDQLWQRLNNVTNSIGNLVLHLCGNARQYIISALGNQPDMRERDSEFNTEAGPQKKVLVATFNKTLEEVVDVIQSASEKDLLKTYSVQGFTMSGMAMVIHVTEHLSYHMGQIALLTKLLTGEDLGFYANIDLNQKNKHD, from the coding sequence ATGGCCGGCGACCCTTTAAACAAAGCGCTGTCGGAATTCCGGGACCAATGCATTTTCAGGATAAATGAAAACCCCGGGAGACTGGAAAACTGTCTGGCACGGATTTCCGAAGACCAGCTTTGGCAGCGTCTCAACAACGTTACAAACTCCATAGGCAACCTGGTTCTACACCTTTGCGGCAATGCCCGTCAATACATCATCTCAGCCCTGGGAAACCAACCGGACATGCGTGAACGGGATAGCGAATTCAATACTGAAGCCGGTCCGCAAAAGAAGGTGCTGGTTGCCACATTCAACAAAACACTGGAAGAGGTGGTCGATGTCATCCAAAGTGCCTCAGAAAAAGACCTGTTAAAAACATACTCCGTGCAAGGCTTCACCATGAGTGGCATGGCCATGGTCATTCATGTCACCGAACATTTGTCATACCACATGGGGCAGATTGCGCTGCTTACGAAACTACTCACGGGAGAGGATCTGGGCTTTTATGCCAACATTGATCTCAACCAAAAGAACAAGCATGACTGA